In Carassius gibelio isolate Cgi1373 ecotype wild population from Czech Republic chromosome B2, carGib1.2-hapl.c, whole genome shotgun sequence, a single genomic region encodes these proteins:
- the LOC127951203 gene encoding protein THEM6: MSIEIMLLWIVSGSLLLFSSFDVWYFLRATWMVIKSWFQGPVRDVLEEQVVHGRVFLHDLDFMCHMNNARYLRECDFARYAYCTRNGLFLAARALDASMLIGATTIRYRRSLGFGEAFELRTRMVAWDEKSFYLEQRFVSKTDGFVSAVMLCRQNVIRGNPQRILEHLCKRKVDCPEISEDLQHWIRFISASSQALRAESGLDDKTK, translated from the exons ATGTCAATCGA AATCATGCTGCTGTGGATTGTGTCCGGCTCTCTGCTCCTCTTCAGCAGTTTTGACGTCTGGTACTTCCTGAGAGCGACGTGGATGGTGATCAAGTCCTGGTTCCAGGGGCCGGTTCGAGACGTTCTGGAGGAGCAGGTGGTCCACGGACGGGTTTTCCTCCACGACCTGGACTTTATGTGTCACATGAATAACGCGCGCTATCTGCGCGAGTGCGACTTCGCGCGCTACGCGTACTGCACGCGGAACGGGCTCTTCCTGGCCGCGCGCGCGCTCGACGCCTCCATGCTGATCGGAGCCACGACCATCCGGTACCGACGCTCGCTGGGGTTCGGCGAGGCCTTCGAGCTGCGCACGCGGATGGTGGCGTGGGACGAGAAGTCCTTCTACCTGGAGCAGAGGTTCGTGTCCAAGACAGACGGGTTCGTGTCTGCTGTCATGCTGTGCAGGCAGAATGTCATTCGCGGAAATCCACAGAGGATCCTGGAGCACCTTTGCAAGAGGAAG GTGGATTGCCCTGAGATATCAGAGGATCTTCAGCACTGGATCAGGTTCATCTCTGCCAGCAGTCAGGCTCTGAGAGCAGAGAGTGGCCTGGACGACAAGACCaaatga